In the Bifidobacterium catenulatum PV20-2 genome, one interval contains:
- a CDS encoding DNA polymerase III subunit delta', whose protein sequence is MSVWDSIVGQQRVVEQLKVIASGDPKAIAQSWLICGPPGSGRSNVARAFAAALESPDHGLGDEPTKAAQQVLAGTHPDVTVLATNKVTIGIDEVRDIITTSEQMPSTAPWRIIIIEDVDRMLERTTNVLLKEIEEPSEHTIWLLCAPSAQDVLPTIRSRTRIVNLAVPSTQAVASFLEQNGGFEPKIAARAARLAEGHIGIARLYAENEQVMSDRDELIVGVLGLRRASDAVLLAGNLIDSAKAQAEAEVKVKAAEAEADFRRVNGLGAKDRIPPKLRGAYNAIAKKDELKRQTTRLTRDVLDRALNSIASIYRDVAVLQNNAEDSVGLINLENRSSITELSVRLTRGGAVRRLEDIAVARRRLAGNGNPVLVFEALFCSLIVS, encoded by the coding sequence GTGAGCGTGTGGGATTCGATTGTCGGCCAGCAGCGGGTTGTAGAACAACTCAAAGTCATCGCAAGTGGCGATCCGAAAGCCATTGCGCAATCCTGGCTAATTTGCGGTCCTCCAGGATCGGGCCGTTCCAATGTGGCGCGTGCGTTTGCGGCGGCGTTGGAGAGCCCCGATCATGGTCTTGGTGACGAGCCGACCAAAGCCGCGCAGCAGGTGCTTGCCGGCACTCATCCCGACGTGACCGTGCTTGCCACCAACAAAGTGACCATCGGCATCGATGAGGTGCGAGACATCATCACCACTTCCGAGCAGATGCCGAGCACTGCGCCGTGGCGCATCATCATTATCGAAGATGTCGATCGTATGCTGGAACGCACCACCAACGTGCTGCTCAAGGAGATTGAGGAGCCGAGCGAGCACACGATTTGGCTCTTGTGTGCGCCGAGTGCGCAGGATGTGTTGCCGACGATTCGCTCGCGCACTCGCATCGTCAATCTTGCCGTGCCCTCCACACAGGCGGTGGCCTCATTTCTGGAACAAAATGGCGGATTTGAGCCGAAAATCGCGGCGCGTGCCGCACGTCTTGCGGAAGGGCATATCGGCATTGCGCGCTTGTATGCGGAGAATGAGCAGGTGATGTCTGACCGCGACGAGCTGATTGTGGGCGTGCTTGGATTGCGTCGCGCGTCGGATGCGGTGCTGCTTGCCGGCAATCTTATCGACAGTGCGAAAGCGCAGGCCGAAGCGGAGGTGAAGGTCAAAGCGGCAGAGGCGGAAGCTGATTTTCGTAGGGTCAATGGGCTTGGGGCGAAGGATCGTATTCCTCCGAAACTGCGCGGCGCGTACAATGCGATCGCCAAAAAAGACGAGCTGAAGCGCCAGACTACGCGACTTACGCGTGATGTGCTTGACCGTGCGTTGAACTCGATTGCCAGTATTTACCGTGATGTGGCTGTGCTACAGAATAATGCCGAGGATTCGGTGGGACTGATTAATTTGGAGAATCGTTCGTCGATCACCGAACTATCGGTGCGGCTCACGCGTGGGGGAGCGGTGCGGCGGCTGGAGGATATTGCCGTTGCACGTCGCCGCCTAGCCGGCAATGGCAATCCCGTACTGGTCTTCGAAGCCCTCTTCTGCTCCCTCATCGTCAGCTAG
- a CDS encoding HPr family phosphocarrier protein, producing MATRTTVINDPVGIHARPAAQFTQAVTASGCTVTIAKEGGNPVPANSILSVMGLGIKQGDSVVIDVQGADDETVADNLLNILVNAE from the coding sequence ATGGCAACCCGCACCACCGTCATCAACGATCCCGTCGGCATCCACGCCCGTCCGGCCGCACAGTTCACCCAGGCCGTCACCGCCTCCGGCTGCACCGTCACCATCGCCAAGGAAGGCGGCAACCCGGTTCCGGCTAACTCCATCCTGTCCGTCATGGGCCTGGGCATCAAGCAGGGCGATTCCGTAGTCATCGACGTGCAGGGCGCCGATGATGAAACCGTGGCAGACAACCTGCTGAACATCCTCGTCAACGCCGAGTGA
- a CDS encoding YbhB/YbcL family Raf kinase inhibitor-like protein, with product MKISADFTVIPDAFAKAAPPENCIDGTPIVSFPFYIDALDPAVQFLHWEFVDPDSIPVCGFQWNHWSLANLPVDALMYDFNDSHALAIPADFSRTVSAMIPEAIQGRTSAASPLLQGRSSDSAVTMRYNGPYPPDQDHDYYLHVWGTTAPLAGLNQGFWLNEMERALRTSGTIVDQGAIFLTGKA from the coding sequence ATGAAGATTTCCGCAGATTTCACCGTCATTCCCGACGCGTTTGCCAAGGCGGCGCCGCCTGAGAACTGCATCGACGGTACGCCGATTGTTTCCTTCCCCTTCTACATTGATGCGCTTGATCCTGCAGTGCAGTTCCTGCATTGGGAATTCGTTGATCCGGATTCAATTCCGGTATGCGGTTTCCAGTGGAATCATTGGTCCCTCGCAAATCTGCCCGTGGATGCGCTGATGTACGATTTCAACGATTCCCACGCGCTCGCGATTCCGGCTGATTTCTCGCGCACGGTTTCCGCGATGATTCCTGAAGCGATTCAGGGACGCACGTCCGCCGCCTCGCCGTTGCTGCAGGGCCGCAGCAGTGATTCCGCAGTGACGATGCGTTACAACGGTCCGTATCCGCCGGATCAGGATCACGACTATTACCTGCATGTGTGGGGCACTACGGCTCCGCTCGCCGGCCTCAATCAGGGATTCTGGCTCAACGAAATGGAACGTGCGCTGCGTACTTCCGGTACAATCGTTGATCAGGGCGCTATTTTCCTCACTGGAAAAGCCTGA
- the tmk gene encoding dTMP kinase: MQGIFISFEGIDGVGKTTQVERLRAYVEAQGRECVVTREPGGTVLGVAIRKLLLGGVEGSDADIAPRAEALLFAADRAQHVAEVIRPALERGAVVITDRYLDSSLAYQAGGRELTADEIRNLSMWATNGLLPNRTYLLDLDPVQSHARLQHDEDRMESAGDDFQRRTRQAFLDLAKAESQRFCVIDASQSIDEVWAHIQDDFAQISQTKTFQSEAAE; encoded by the coding sequence ATGCAGGGCATATTCATCTCCTTTGAGGGCATCGACGGCGTCGGCAAAACCACGCAGGTCGAACGATTGCGTGCGTATGTTGAGGCGCAGGGGCGTGAATGCGTGGTCACGCGTGAGCCAGGCGGCACTGTGCTTGGTGTGGCGATTCGCAAGCTGCTGCTTGGCGGCGTGGAAGGTTCCGACGCGGATATCGCTCCGCGTGCGGAGGCGTTGCTGTTCGCCGCCGATCGTGCCCAGCATGTTGCCGAGGTGATTCGCCCTGCACTGGAACGCGGTGCCGTGGTAATTACCGATCGGTACCTTGATTCTTCTCTTGCATACCAGGCTGGCGGCCGCGAATTGACGGCAGATGAAATCCGCAACTTAAGTATGTGGGCAACCAACGGTTTGTTGCCGAATCGCACGTATCTGCTGGATCTTGACCCTGTGCAATCGCATGCACGACTGCAGCATGATGAAGATCGCATGGAATCTGCAGGAGATGATTTCCAACGTCGTACACGACAGGCGTTTCTTGATTTGGCAAAGGCGGAATCGCAACGTTTCTGTGTGATTGATGCCAGCCAATCCATCGATGAAGTATGGGCGCATATCCAAGACGATTTTGCGCAAATCAGCCAAACGAAAACTTTCCAATCGGAGGCCGCCGAGTGA
- a CDS encoding C69 family dipeptidase: MACTTILVGKDASYDGSTIIARNEDSANGEFCPKRFIVVKPEDQPRKYKSVLSHVEIDLPDNPLQYTAVPNADLKEGIWGEAGVNEANVAMSATETLTTNERVLGADPFVELTPAKGKEGEEGFEPEVAGGIGEEDFLTLVLPYVTTAREGVERLGALLEEFGTYEMNGVAFSDVDEIWWLETVGGHHWIAKRVPDEAYVTMPNQLGIDEFDLEDAFGEQEDHMCSADLAEFIERNHLDLSVESTTPFNPRDAFGSHSDSDHVYNTPRAWYMQRFLNPYDEQWDGQDADHKPVSDDIPWARQPERKITIEDVKYVLSSHYQGTPYDPYGKLGDQRTRHMFRPIGINRQSQLAVMQIRPYRPQVSRAIQWIAYGSNPFNTLVPFFPNVNSTPKYLEDTTTRVTSENFYWENRIIAALCDSSFADTANAVERYQEKTGAMGHRMVASTDEQIERLVGDVTDEFDAEDEIGDVQPMEPDEIIEAVRNDEAREILAAANENMAAQLKEETDKLLDSVLYTASMNMKNGFHMSDF; the protein is encoded by the coding sequence ATGGCGTGTACCACGATTTTGGTTGGCAAAGACGCAAGTTATGACGGATCGACCATCATCGCCCGTAATGAAGATAGTGCAAATGGTGAGTTTTGCCCGAAGCGCTTCATTGTAGTCAAGCCTGAAGATCAGCCGCGCAAGTACAAGAGCGTGCTTTCGCATGTTGAAATCGATCTTCCTGACAATCCGCTGCAGTATACGGCTGTGCCGAATGCCGATCTGAAGGAAGGCATTTGGGGCGAAGCGGGTGTGAACGAGGCGAACGTTGCCATGAGTGCCACCGAAACGCTCACCACCAATGAGCGTGTGCTTGGCGCCGATCCGTTCGTGGAACTCACGCCGGCCAAGGGCAAGGAAGGCGAAGAAGGCTTTGAGCCGGAAGTCGCCGGTGGTATTGGCGAAGAGGATTTCCTCACCCTCGTACTTCCGTACGTCACCACCGCCCGCGAGGGTGTGGAACGTTTGGGTGCGCTGCTTGAGGAATTTGGCACCTATGAGATGAACGGCGTTGCCTTCTCCGACGTTGACGAGATTTGGTGGCTGGAAACCGTTGGCGGCCATCATTGGATCGCCAAGCGTGTGCCGGACGAAGCGTATGTGACCATGCCGAACCAGCTGGGCATTGACGAATTTGATCTTGAAGATGCGTTTGGCGAGCAGGAGGACCACATGTGCTCCGCCGATCTGGCCGAGTTCATCGAACGCAACCATCTTGACTTGTCGGTGGAGAGCACTACGCCGTTCAACCCGCGTGACGCGTTTGGCTCCCACTCCGATTCCGACCACGTGTACAACACTCCTCGTGCTTGGTACATGCAGCGTTTCCTCAACCCGTACGACGAGCAGTGGGATGGTCAGGATGCCGACCACAAGCCGGTTTCCGACGATATTCCGTGGGCTCGCCAGCCAGAACGCAAAATCACCATCGAAGATGTGAAGTATGTGCTGAGCTCCCACTATCAGGGCACCCCGTACGATCCATATGGAAAGCTTGGCGACCAGCGCACCCGCCACATGTTCCGCCCGATCGGCATCAACCGCCAGAGCCAGCTTGCGGTAATGCAGATCCGCCCGTACCGCCCGCAGGTGAGCCGCGCGATCCAGTGGATCGCCTACGGTTCCAACCCGTTCAACACACTCGTGCCGTTCTTCCCGAACGTCAACTCCACGCCGAAGTATTTGGAAGACACCACTACGCGCGTCACGTCCGAAAACTTCTATTGGGAGAACCGCATTATCGCGGCCCTGTGCGATTCCAGCTTCGCCGACACCGCCAACGCTGTGGAACGCTATCAGGAGAAGACCGGCGCGATGGGCCACCGCATGGTTGCCTCTACCGACGAGCAGATCGAACGCTTGGTGGGTGACGTCACCGACGAATTCGATGCGGAAGACGAAATCGGCGATGTTCAGCCGATGGAACCGGATGAAATCATCGAAGCCGTGCGTAACGACGAAGCCCGTGAAATCCTTGCCGCAGCCAACGAGAACATGGCCGCGCAACTCAAGGAGGAAACCGACAAGCTTCTTGATTCCGTGCTGTACACCGCCAGCATGAACATGAAGAATGGCTTCCACATGTCGGACTTCTAA
- the topA gene encoding type I DNA topoisomerase: protein MATGSKLVIVESPTKAKKIGGYLGSEYTVMASVGHIRDLAQPSQVPAADKTKFGKFGVDVEDGFKPYYIVDGNKKKTVSELKSALKKADTLYLATDEDREGEAIAWHLVQTLKPKVPVKRMVFHEITKEAIKASLDNTRDVDDDMVDAQETRRILDRLYGYELSPVLWRKVGPGLSAGRVQSVATRLIVERERERMAFVRAPYWDVTATLEAPDADGNNVAFDSRMVSLGGRRLAGSKDFGADGKLTAAGAKDQVVQLDEAQASAIAQALEFATFTVASMETKPYRRRPVPPFTTSTLQQTAGNRLGMSSRQTMRAAQGLYENGYITYMRTDSVTLSQEAIAAAREAVIKHFGENYLSDAPKQYATKTAGAQEAHECIRPAGAKFRDPAEIASKVPADQLKLYTLIWQRTLACQMADATGSTATVRLSAPTESNGEAMFQASGTVIEFPGFMKATGEGRRASAESKKGDAAGSVEQAAQSGKSSKADKKSDDNVSLPPMNPGDALAAVAVGADGHETQPPARYTEASLVKTLEQKEIGRPSTYASIISTIIDRGYVYERGRALIPSWLAFSVVKLLETKFPRYVDYEFTADMESGLDQIASGQETGRNWLTRFYFGSGEGAAQSADEAHAGLQQQVAQLGEIDAREINTIEIGDGLHVRVGRYGPYLEDVNHLDDEGNPKRASLPDTLAPDELTVEVGHDLIENHSGGPRALGVDPVSGGTVEVRNGRFGPYVALVMPSADAGADGDVAGDGKSKKGKSAKKAADRPKMASLFKTMSPESLTLDDALRLLSLPREVGSYEEADAQTGEVQAVVVQANNGRYGPYLTKTGADGKSDTRSLASEDEIFTVDLDKAKELFAQPKYGRGRGRGAAKPPLRELGVDPETQKQVTIKEGFYGAYITDGETNRTLPKQYAPESIEPAEAFRLLAEKRAQGPSKRRGRKGAAGKGGAKKTAAKGAKASADQARADRRAKVRELADKGWANTRIAKEIGSTPTTVKADVEWLSANEGYIRPAVVPAR, encoded by the coding sequence ATGGCTACCGGCAGCAAGCTCGTGATTGTGGAGTCTCCCACCAAGGCCAAGAAAATCGGTGGGTATTTAGGCTCCGAATATACGGTGATGGCCTCGGTCGGCCATATTCGAGATCTTGCGCAGCCAAGCCAGGTGCCGGCCGCCGACAAAACCAAATTCGGCAAGTTCGGCGTTGACGTGGAAGACGGATTCAAACCGTACTACATCGTCGACGGCAACAAGAAGAAAACCGTATCCGAACTGAAAAGTGCGTTGAAAAAAGCCGACACCCTGTACCTCGCAACCGATGAGGATCGCGAGGGAGAGGCCATCGCCTGGCATCTGGTACAGACGCTCAAACCGAAAGTGCCGGTCAAGCGCATGGTGTTCCACGAAATCACGAAGGAAGCCATCAAAGCGTCGCTTGACAATACTCGCGACGTTGACGACGACATGGTCGATGCCCAGGAGACCCGCCGTATTCTGGACCGCCTGTACGGCTATGAGCTTTCTCCGGTGCTGTGGCGCAAGGTTGGTCCGGGTCTTTCCGCGGGCCGTGTGCAGTCCGTCGCCACGCGTTTGATCGTGGAGCGCGAGCGCGAGCGTATGGCGTTCGTGCGTGCTCCGTATTGGGACGTCACCGCAACGTTGGAAGCGCCGGATGCCGATGGCAATAATGTTGCGTTTGATTCTCGTATGGTGTCGCTTGGTGGGCGTCGTTTGGCGGGTTCCAAGGATTTCGGCGCCGATGGCAAGCTGACTGCGGCCGGCGCGAAGGACCAGGTCGTGCAGTTGGATGAGGCGCAGGCTTCCGCGATTGCGCAGGCGTTGGAATTTGCAACGTTTACCGTCGCGTCGATGGAAACGAAGCCGTACCGTCGCCGTCCGGTTCCACCGTTTACTACGTCCACATTGCAGCAGACTGCCGGCAATCGTCTCGGCATGAGCTCGCGTCAGACCATGCGCGCGGCGCAAGGATTGTATGAAAACGGCTATATCACCTACATGCGTACCGATTCGGTGACGCTGTCGCAGGAAGCGATCGCAGCCGCTCGTGAAGCGGTCATCAAGCATTTCGGCGAAAACTATCTGTCGGATGCGCCGAAACAATATGCCACAAAAACCGCGGGCGCGCAGGAAGCCCACGAATGCATTAGGCCGGCGGGTGCGAAATTCCGCGACCCTGCGGAAATCGCAAGCAAAGTGCCGGCCGACCAGCTCAAGCTGTACACGCTGATCTGGCAGCGCACGCTTGCCTGCCAGATGGCAGACGCAACCGGTTCCACGGCGACCGTGCGACTGTCTGCACCGACCGAATCGAATGGGGAAGCCATGTTCCAGGCTTCCGGTACTGTCATCGAATTCCCCGGCTTTATGAAGGCGACCGGTGAAGGCCGCCGCGCATCCGCCGAATCGAAGAAGGGCGATGCTGCTGGAAGCGTTGAACAGGCTGCGCAATCCGGTAAATCCAGCAAAGCGGATAAGAAGTCGGATGACAATGTGTCGCTGCCGCCGATGAATCCGGGCGATGCGCTTGCCGCGGTGGCGGTTGGTGCCGACGGACACGAAACTCAGCCTCCGGCGCGTTACACCGAAGCGTCGCTCGTGAAAACGTTGGAACAGAAGGAAATCGGCCGCCCGTCCACGTATGCGAGCATTATTTCCACGATTATCGATCGCGGATACGTGTATGAGCGCGGTCGTGCGTTGATTCCGTCGTGGCTCGCGTTTTCCGTGGTCAAATTGCTGGAAACGAAGTTCCCGCGGTATGTGGATTACGAGTTCACTGCCGATATGGAAAGCGGTCTTGACCAGATTGCGAGCGGTCAGGAGACCGGCAGGAATTGGCTGACCCGCTTCTATTTCGGTTCCGGTGAGGGTGCCGCGCAGTCTGCGGACGAGGCGCATGCCGGTTTGCAGCAGCAGGTCGCGCAGTTGGGTGAAATCGACGCTCGCGAGATCAATACGATTGAGATCGGCGACGGTTTGCATGTGCGCGTCGGCAGGTATGGCCCGTATTTGGAGGATGTGAACCATCTGGATGATGAGGGCAATCCGAAGCGTGCGTCGCTGCCGGATACTCTCGCTCCGGATGAGCTGACGGTGGAAGTCGGTCATGATTTGATTGAGAATCATTCCGGCGGTCCGCGTGCACTTGGTGTTGATCCGGTTTCCGGGGGCACTGTTGAAGTGCGTAATGGTCGTTTCGGCCCGTATGTTGCGTTGGTGATGCCTTCTGCGGATGCTGGTGCTGACGGTGACGTGGCTGGTGATGGCAAGTCGAAGAAGGGCAAGAGCGCTAAGAAGGCTGCCGATCGCCCGAAGATGGCGTCGTTGTTTAAGACTATGAGCCCGGAATCGTTGACGTTGGATGATGCGTTGCGCCTGCTGAGTTTGCCTCGTGAAGTTGGTTCTTATGAGGAAGCGGACGCTCAGACCGGTGAAGTGCAGGCGGTTGTTGTGCAAGCCAATAATGGTCGTTACGGCCCGTATTTGACGAAGACTGGTGCCGATGGCAAGTCGGATACGCGTTCGCTCGCTTCGGAAGATGAGATTTTCACGGTTGATTTGGATAAGGCGAAGGAACTGTTCGCCCAGCCGAAGTATGGCCGTGGGCGCGGTCGTGGCGCTGCCAAGCCGCCGTTGCGTGAACTGGGCGTCGATCCGGAAACGCAGAAGCAGGTGACCATCAAGGAAGGCTTCTACGGCGCGTATATCACCGATGGTGAAACGAACCGTACGTTGCCGAAGCAGTATGCTCCCGAGTCGATCGAGCCGGCTGAGGCGTTCCGTCTGTTGGCGGAGAAGCGTGCGCAGGGTCCGTCGAAGAGGCGTGGGCGCAAGGGTGCTGCTGGCAAGGGTGGTGCGAAGAAGACTGCTGCTAAGGGTGCTAAGGCTTCTGCTGATCAGGCTCGTGCCGATCGCCGTGCCAAGGTGCGTGAGTTGGCCGATAAGGGTTGGGCCAACACCCGTATCGCCAAGGAGATCGGTTCCACGCCGACCACGGTGAAGGCCGATGTGGAATGGCTTTCCGCCAACGAAGGCTACATCCGTCCTGCCGTAGTTCCCGCCCGGTGA
- a CDS encoding LacI family DNA-binding transcriptional regulator, translating to MARTTDNASASAASANSSITNVAALANVSIATVSRVLSGKRTKDDDIARRVRAAAAHLNYSVNYAASALRSTVTNTIGLVIPTANDPFCAQLLDEIEPVIDVDSQQLLLGIGGDQATQIQRIESLMDRHVDGLIVLPAWGAYLSAGLEHYASTLPIVQVGGRQCSFRTSMVSVDESAAMEIVIGHLAERGIASVAYMAGKEISFESAELFTMFHTQMRAHHLATETEWNKFGDRSVQRGFDCAMRLFSEPLVQPEAVVCADDAIAFGVMVALHSLGLRVPEDVLVVGYNDSPIARTTMPPLTSVRPPFKQIVSEVLRLLNDGPDNPAHISLAPQLIVRESTNCQR from the coding sequence ATGGCACGCACAACCGACAACGCTTCGGCTTCGGCAGCTTCGGCGAACAGTTCGATCACGAACGTCGCAGCGCTGGCCAACGTCTCCATCGCCACCGTCTCCCGCGTACTTTCCGGCAAACGCACCAAAGACGACGACATCGCACGTCGCGTGCGAGCGGCCGCGGCACACCTCAACTATTCGGTCAATTATGCGGCGAGCGCGTTGCGCAGCACCGTCACCAACACCATCGGCCTGGTGATTCCGACCGCCAACGACCCGTTCTGCGCGCAGCTGCTTGACGAAATCGAACCCGTCATCGACGTGGATTCGCAGCAACTGCTGCTGGGCATCGGCGGCGATCAGGCCACGCAGATTCAACGCATCGAGTCATTGATGGACCGCCATGTTGACGGTCTGATTGTGCTGCCCGCCTGGGGAGCCTACCTTTCCGCGGGGCTTGAACATTACGCCTCCACACTGCCGATCGTGCAGGTGGGCGGACGCCAATGCTCGTTCCGCACATCCATGGTGAGCGTCGACGAAAGCGCAGCCATGGAAATCGTGATCGGGCATTTGGCCGAACGTGGCATCGCATCCGTGGCATACATGGCCGGCAAGGAAATCTCCTTCGAATCGGCGGAACTGTTCACCATGTTCCACACTCAGATGCGAGCGCACCATCTTGCCACCGAAACCGAATGGAACAAGTTCGGAGACCGTAGCGTGCAGCGCGGATTCGACTGCGCCATGCGACTGTTTTCCGAGCCGCTCGTGCAACCGGAAGCCGTGGTGTGCGCCGACGATGCGATCGCGTTCGGCGTGATGGTGGCGTTGCATTCGCTTGGGCTTCGCGTGCCTGAAGATGTGCTGGTGGTTGGCTACAACGATTCGCCAATCGCACGCACCACCATGCCGCCGCTGACCAGCGTGCGCCCGCCATTCAAACAAATCGTCTCCGAAGTGCTACGCCTACTCAACGACGGCCCCGACAACCCCGCGCATATCTCACTTGCACCGCAACTGATCGTGCGCGAATCCACCAACTGCCAGCGCTGA
- the ptsP gene encoding phosphoenolpyruvate--protein phosphotransferase yields the protein MIIKGVGIGRGVAVGPVIRMAQPLPEPSDAPRAEGIAAESEIARVEKSLALVNADLNRRAEEAANGDEGAKQAAPILQAVAMFASDPSLAESIKGLIQQGKTAERAVLEGFAAVEDMFRAIGGYQAERAADLHDVGQRVIADLMGAPAPGLPQSETPFVLVAEDLSPADTAALDMSKTLAIVTSQGGPTSHTAILARARGIVAVVSAAEAENLTDGTTVVVNAAKGELVVDPTEEEIAVAEAAKSRAAAAKELRGNPGSTKDGHLIPLLANVGKPADAAKALEYGAEGVGLFRTEFLFIGNSEPPTVEEQTRAYTELLSQFPGKKVVIRMLDAGADKPLPFLTPEDEPNPALGLRGLRTLRAHMDVLEGQLKALAAADAATDANLWVMAPMVADQHEADYFVKLGKSFGLQFVGAMAEVPSIALMADKVADVADFVSIGTNDLTQYTLAADRTLGSVANYQTAWHPAVLRAIKMICDAGNAKGMPVGVCGEAAADPDLAVVLAGLGVNSLSMTPVALDDVRASLAEVTFEEAQARAEAALNGDFYHPAN from the coding sequence ATGATTATCAAAGGTGTTGGCATTGGTCGCGGTGTTGCAGTCGGCCCGGTCATCCGTATGGCGCAACCGCTGCCGGAACCGTCGGACGCTCCGCGTGCGGAAGGCATTGCTGCCGAAAGCGAAATCGCCCGCGTTGAAAAGTCCCTCGCACTGGTGAACGCCGACCTGAACCGTCGTGCCGAAGAGGCCGCCAATGGTGACGAAGGCGCCAAGCAGGCCGCTCCGATTCTGCAGGCCGTCGCCATGTTCGCTTCCGATCCGTCGCTGGCGGAATCCATCAAGGGTCTGATTCAGCAGGGTAAGACCGCCGAACGTGCAGTGCTCGAAGGCTTTGCCGCGGTGGAAGACATGTTCCGTGCCATCGGTGGCTATCAGGCTGAGCGTGCCGCCGATCTGCACGATGTCGGCCAGCGCGTGATTGCCGACCTTATGGGTGCTCCCGCTCCGGGCTTGCCGCAGAGCGAAACCCCGTTCGTGCTTGTCGCCGAAGATCTTTCCCCCGCTGATACCGCGGCGCTCGACATGAGCAAGACCCTCGCCATCGTCACCTCGCAGGGCGGCCCGACCTCGCACACCGCTATTCTGGCGCGCGCTCGTGGCATTGTGGCGGTTGTTTCCGCGGCCGAAGCCGAAAACCTGACCGATGGCACTACCGTGGTCGTGAACGCGGCCAAGGGCGAACTTGTCGTTGACCCGACCGAAGAGGAGATCGCCGTTGCCGAAGCCGCCAAGTCCCGTGCGGCCGCAGCCAAGGAACTGCGAGGCAATCCGGGCTCCACCAAGGATGGTCATCTGATTCCGCTGCTCGCCAACGTGGGCAAGCCGGCCGACGCAGCCAAGGCGCTGGAATATGGCGCTGAAGGCGTTGGTCTGTTCCGTACCGAATTCCTGTTCATCGGCAACTCCGAGCCGCCGACCGTCGAAGAGCAGACCCGCGCTTACACCGAGTTGTTGAGCCAGTTCCCGGGCAAGAAGGTCGTGATCCGTATGCTCGACGCCGGCGCTGACAAGCCGCTGCCGTTCCTCACTCCGGAAGACGAGCCGAATCCGGCTCTCGGCCTGCGCGGTCTGCGCACCCTGCGCGCCCACATGGACGTGCTCGAAGGCCAGCTCAAGGCGCTCGCCGCAGCCGATGCCGCCACCGACGCGAACCTGTGGGTCATGGCCCCGATGGTTGCCGACCAGCATGAGGCTGACTATTTCGTGAAGCTGGGCAAGAGCTTCGGTCTGCAGTTTGTGGGTGCGATGGCTGAGGTGCCGTCGATCGCGCTTATGGCCGATAAGGTGGCCGACGTGGCCGACTTCGTGTCGATCGGCACCAACGATCTGACCCAGTACACGCTGGCCGCCGACCGTACGCTCGGTTCCGTTGCCAACTATCAGACCGCTTGGCATCCGGCGGTGCTGCGTGCCATCAAGATGATCTGCGATGCGGGCAACGCCAAGGGCATGCCGGTGGGCGTGTGCGGCGAGGCCGCTGCCGATCCGGACTTGGCCGTAGTGCTGGCCGGTCTTGGCGTGAACTCCCTGTCCATGACTCCGGTGGCACTCGACGACGTGCGTGCCTCCCTTGCCGAAGTCACCTTCGAAGAGGCTCAGGCCCGTGCCGAAGCCGCCCTTAACGGCGACTTCTACCACCCGGCCAACTGA